In the genome of Drosophila subpulchrella strain 33 F10 #4 breed RU33 chromosome 2L, RU_Dsub_v1.1 Primary Assembly, whole genome shotgun sequence, one region contains:
- the LOC119548425 gene encoding probable pseudouridine-5'-phosphatase isoform X1: MASKVLRKVTHCIFDMDGLLLDTERLYTVATEMILEPYGKAYPFEVKELVMGLQTEPLSRFMVEHYELPFSWEEYARQQRANAEILMRNAQLMPGAERLLRHLHANKVPFCLATSSGADMVELKSNQHRELFSLFNHKVCGSTDKEVVQGKPAPDIFLVAASRFAVPPKASDCLVFEDSPNGVTAGNSAGMQVVMVPDPRLSPEKTSHATQVLGSLADFKPELFGLPPFKD, encoded by the exons ATGGCCAGTAAAGTGCTGCGAAAGGTGACGCACTGCATCTTCGACATGGACGGATTGCTGCTGG ACACCGAACGCCTCTATACGGTGGCCACCGAAATGATCCTCGAGCCCTACGGCAAGGCGTATCCCTTCGAGGTGAAGGAACTGGTCATGGGCCTGCAGACGGAGCCGCTGTCCAGGTTCATGGTCGAGCACTATGAACTGCCCTTTTCGTGGGAGGAGTACGCTCGCCAGCAGCGCGCCAATGCCGAGATCCTGATGCGGAACGCCCAGTTGATGCCAG GTGCTGAGCGCCTGCTGCGTCATCTGCACGCCAACAAGGTGCCCTTTTGCCTGGCCACCAGTTCCGGCGCCGACATGGTCGAGCTGAAGAGCAACCAGCACCGGGAACTGTTCAGCCTGTTCAACCACAAGGTGTGCGGCTCCACGGACAAGGAGGTGGTCCAAGGCAAGCCGGCACCGGACATTTTCCTGGTGGCCGCCTCCAGATTCGCTGTGCCGCCCAAAGCCTCCGACTGCCTGGTCTTCGAGGATTCGCCGAATGGCGTTACGGCGGGCAATAGCGCTGGAATGCAGGTGGTCATGGTGCCGGATCCGCGGCTGTCGCCAGAGAAGACCTCCCACGCCACCCAGGTGCTGGGCTCCCTGGCGGATTTCAAACCGGAGCTGTTCGGTCTGCCCCCCTTCAAGGATTGA
- the LOC119547436 gene encoding transmembrane and coiled-coil domain-containing protein 6: MDSDTTPVENILLRSKIRGYARDQRLECRIKAKDALRIGLGQVKEEVAALESLGTKDVTGMAGRIKRRKHATSEDLCRLSLAFLQGNDNINAFAIIPGAIQVLVKELTGPHIQRHIDAVECLCNLSLGEAHVSEKIASLAGSYMVTYLDGKEERLKRSCLWTLANILATCDKAGRILLQMQLVPKLWRLYSELNGCQADAGICLFLVATHCRPHVSADDRRYIAQNLHQKKLEDPASEYFMYIVHQLEIVGQDLKLGTKQAECLVNFFEATVSSLVDNLSLIYGVRVMANLVAKGEPQLLGGLAEPQNFVKTLNHLFAKRDSQLNLDLVRLLRNFLHLNLSDSNMILDSLQIYA, translated from the exons ATGGACTCAGATACGACTCCTGTGGAGAATATCCTCCTCCGGAGCAAGATCCGAGGATATGCCCGGGATCAACGCCTTGAGTGCCGCATAAAAGCGAAGGACGCGTTGCGTATTGGACTCGGGCAGGTGAAGGAGGAGGTGGCGGCGCTGGAGAGCCTGGGCACCAAGGACGTTACTGGAATGGCCGGCCGGATCAAGCGCCGCAAGCATGCCACCTCCGAGGATCTGTGCCGCCTGTCACTGGCCTTCCTTCAAGGCAATGACAATATCAACGCCTTTGCAATCATTCCGGGCGCCATTCAAGTTCTGGTAAAGGAGCTCACTG GGCCTCACATTCAGCGGCACATAGATGCCGTCGAGTGCCTGTGTAATCTTTCCCTGGGCGAGGCTCATGTCTCTGAGAAGATTGCCAGTTTGGCGGGCAGCTACATGGTCACATACCTCGATGGCAAGGAGGAACGCCTGAAGCGCAGCTGCCTTTGGACCTTGGCCAACATCCTGGCCACCTGCGATAAGGCTGGCAGGATCTTACTGCAAATGCAACTGGTGCCCAAATTGTGGCGGCTGTACAGCGAGCTCAATGGCTGCCAAGCAGATGCAGGTATCTGCCTTTTCCTGGTGGCCACCCACTGCCGGCCGCATGTGAGCGCCGATGACCGGCGGTACATAGCCCAGAACCTGCACCAAAAGAAGCTGGAGGATCCTGCTAGCGAATACTTCATGTACATAGTGCACCAATTGGAAATTGTTGGACAGGATCTCAAACTAGGAACCAAACAAGCCGAATGCCTGGTGAATTTCTTTGAAGCCACCGTATCCTCATTGGTTGACAACCTTTCTCTTATCTATGGAGTGCGTGTGATGGCCAATCTGGTGGCAAAAGGTGAACCACAACTATTGGGTGGACTAGCAGAGCCACAGAATTTTGTAAAAACCCTAAATCACCTCTTCGCCAAGCGAGACTCTCAACTCAACCTGGACTTGGTACGTTTGCTCAGGAATTTTCTGCACTTAAACCTGTCAGACTCCAATATGATATTGGATAGTTTGCAAATATACGCATAG
- the LOC119547435 gene encoding zinc finger protein 501-like, whose translation MVALCRVCNQSPGSLINIFDGTAELSLIVSHYTGLEVRPGDSFPETICSMCLEDARNSYGSGDQPQEEVFEILEFQDEEGLLEEDPLAEGFCQVKNEELVDDLLEEEVFKIPDCEDSNDNVQFQVKKERVEATESTINKFQPLPVQIKNEPIEKDLSDEDFSQESESITPPSNCLVKNEPIEDDQFDDEVSTIADFAVDQKKVHKHKCSRCHKSFRFSHDLKRHIRIHGSYRCVTCDKTFTSQSSLDSHVMTHEERPFGCTFCPKYFTEDSTLQEHISTHLRPHKCGHCPKSFLSAHDLKRHMRIHTGERPYFCEHCPKTFSDRTSLTSHLRAHKGERPYKCSECPMSFTQQCNLQRHKRCHTGERPFKCIYCPKSFTQHSNLGLHMQAHSGERFSCTICPKSFAYNNDLKRHIRTHSEDKIQCSLCPKLFATKSNLTKHLVRIHAKESCN comes from the coding sequence ATGGTGGCCTTGTGTCGCGTTTGCAATCAGAGTCCTGGATCCCTGATAAACATATTCGATGGGACGGCGGAATTGAGCTTAATTGTTTCCCACTACACTGGCTTAGAAGTTCGACCAGGAGACTCGTTTCCGGAGACCATTTGTTCGATGTGCCTGGAGGATGCACGGAATTCATATGGTAGCGGTGACCAGCCCCAGGAGGAGGTCTTTGAAATATTGGAATTCCAGGATGAGGAAGGGCTTCTTGAGGAGGACCCATTGGCAGAAGGATTCTGTCAAGTAAAGAATGAGGAACTTGTGGATGATTTGCTGGAGGAGGAGGTTTTCAAAATACCGGACTGCGAGGACTCAAATGATAATGTGCAATTTCAAGTAAAAAAAGAAAGGGTCGAGGCAACTGAATCAACTATCAACAAGTTTCAACCGCTCCCTGTCCAGATAAAAAACGAGCCAATTGAAAAAGATCTGTCCGATGAAGACTTCAGTCAGGAATCCGAAAGTATTACTCCTCCATCGAATTGTTTGGTCAAGAACGAGCCAATTGAAGATGATCAATTCGATGATGAAGTCTCCACAATTGCAGATTTTGctgttgatcaaaaaaaggTTCATAAGCACAAGTGCTCTCGCTGTCATAAGTCCTTTCGTTTCTCCCACGACCTCAAAAGACACATTCGGATCCACGGGTCTTATCGATGTGTTACCTGCGATAAGACTTTTACATCACAGTCATCTCTGGACTCGCACGTCATGACTCACGAGGAAAGACCATTCGGCTGTACCTTTTGCCCAAAGTATTTCACGGAAGATTCCACGCTTCAGGAGCACATTTCGACCCACTTGCGACCGCACAAGTGTGGTCACTGTCCAAAGTCCTTTCTTTCGGCGCACGACCTTAAGAGACACATGCGGATTCACACGGGCGAACGACCCTACTTTTGTGAACACTGCCCGAAGACCTTTTCGGATAGGACTTCCTTGACGTCGCACCTGAGGGCCCACAAGGGGGAGCGGCCCTACAAGTGCTCCGAATGCCCGATGTCCTTTACGCAGCAGTGCAATCTTCAGAGGCACAAGCGCTGCCACACGGGAGAAAGGCCCTTCAAGTGCATCTACTGCCCGAAGTCCTTCACACAACACTCCAACCTGGGCCTGCACATGCAAGCTCATTCCGGAGAGCGGTTCAGTTGCACCATATGTCCCAAGTCCTTTGCCTACAATAACGATCTAAAACGACACATTCGCACCCACTCTGAGGACAAAATCCAGTGCTCCTTGTGCCCAAAATTATTTGCAACCAAATCCAATCTTACTAAACACCTAGTAAGAATACATGCAAAGGAATCGTGCAATTGA
- the LOC119548425 gene encoding probable pseudouridine-5'-phosphatase isoform X2, with protein MASKVLRKVTHCIFDMDGLLLDTERIYEEITRQIAASFGRPYPADVRFRVMGTTEQRSAEIAITECQLPITTTDFLKQYSKLCHERLHNVPLLEGAERLLRHLHANKVPFCLATSSGADMVELKSNQHRELFSLFNHKVCGSTDKEVVQGKPAPDIFLVAASRFAVPPKASDCLVFEDSPNGVTAGNSAGMQVVMVPDPRLSPEKTSHATQVLGSLADFKPELFGLPPFKD; from the exons ATGGCCAGTAAAGTGCTGCGAAAGGTGACGCACTGCATCTTCGACATGGACGGATTGCTGCTGG ACACGGAGCGGATATACGAGGAGATCACCCGGCAAATAGCCGCCTCCTTTGGCCGTCCGTATCCGGCGGACGTGCGTTTCCGGGTCATGGGCACCACGGAGCAGCGCTCGGCGGAGATAGCCATAACCGAGTGCCAGCTGCCCATCACGACGACAGACTTCCTCAAGCAGTACTCGAAACTGTGCCACGAGCGGCTTCACAACGTTCCCCTGCTGGAAG GTGCTGAGCGCCTGCTGCGTCATCTGCACGCCAACAAGGTGCCCTTTTGCCTGGCCACCAGTTCCGGCGCCGACATGGTCGAGCTGAAGAGCAACCAGCACCGGGAACTGTTCAGCCTGTTCAACCACAAGGTGTGCGGCTCCACGGACAAGGAGGTGGTCCAAGGCAAGCCGGCACCGGACATTTTCCTGGTGGCCGCCTCCAGATTCGCTGTGCCGCCCAAAGCCTCCGACTGCCTGGTCTTCGAGGATTCGCCGAATGGCGTTACGGCGGGCAATAGCGCTGGAATGCAGGTGGTCATGGTGCCGGATCCGCGGCTGTCGCCAGAGAAGACCTCCCACGCCACCCAGGTGCTGGGCTCCCTGGCGGATTTCAAACCGGAGCTGTTCGGTCTGCCCCCCTTCAAGGATTGA
- the LOC119547434 gene encoding uncharacterized protein LOC119547434, protein MTTWGNICRICSSPADYEIFAKIPTYLHGSTNEFLNWQKPINILLEETTGLKNSTDDGLPRNICAPCISYLKHAVTFREQCIKNALSLKLAELYQQKRVNISDANKIDKESALFTAEDLRFVEQRPVHNILLNNSSSKLESTKDKVHKRLLNQAAPELSGSSEQRIQYLNILFNKHNTLPRHSRDGELPTGSGQNEDEEDYYAVASSSDDNEEAALLRKHKNCYNYSETNFEEDDPMEQDQLQLRDIKVNIPEPMWKERKCPACSKRFMFEESQQSHLDNCVEYQFVTFVNEVTKLMDIRRQKMVSPHEFIRRMIFALHKTCTWLQEHSIDSLLAEKLNQVKVSNGEKSTEVTIPADIPDLRSVEEQPFAMFDFVSGTTTPITEENNVLYAIERSESRNSQSTPTVKKPIPIRGVAAGSSLGLGLGLDKHKERATFLEKLQRAVVSPGTISQGSAPIFSARCGQCNLVFDSVSELEVHNHNAHRGSVADDEAKRREIIALFEDDI, encoded by the exons ATGACGACGTGGGGCAATATCTGCCGCATCTGCAGCAGCCCCGCAGACTATGAGATTTTCGCCAAGATTCCCACATACTTGCACGGCTCCACAAACGAGTTCCTCAACTGGCAGAAGCCCATAAACATTTTGCTCGAGGAGACGACGGGGCTGAAG AACTCCACTGACGACGGCCTGCCGCGGAACATATGTGCTCCATGCATCTCGTATCTCAAGCACGCCGTAACATTCCGGGAGCAGTGCATCAAGAATGCCCTGAGTCTGAAGCTGGCTGAGCTCTACCAGCAAAAGAGGGTCAACATCTCGGATGCGAATAAAATAGACAAGGAGAGCGCCCTTTTCACTGCCGAGGATCTACGCTTCGTGGAGCAGAGACCCGTGCACAATATTCTCCTGAACAACAGCAGCTCCAAACTGGAGTCCACCAAGGACAAGGTGCACAAGCGACTGCTCAACCAAGCGGCTCCCGAACTGAGCGGCAGCTCGGAGCAGAGGATCCAATACCTAAACATACTGTTCAACAAGCACAATACCTTGCCAAGACACTCCCGGGATGGAGAACTGCCCACAGGCAGCGGCCAAAACGAGGACGAGGAGGATTACTATGCGGTGGCCAGCTCCAGCGATGACAACGAGGAGGCGGCTCTGCTGCGAAAGCACAAGAACTGCTACAACTACAGCGAGACGAACTTCGAGGAAGACGATCCCATGGAGCAGGACCAGTTGCAACTGCGCGACATCAAGGTCAATATTCCGGAGCCCATGTGGAAGGAGCGCAAGTGCCCTGCCTGCTCCAAGCGCTTTATGTTCGAGGAGTCGCAGCAGTCGCATCTGGACAACTGCGTGGAGTACCAGTTCGTCACGTTTGTTAATGAGGTGACAAAACTTATGGATATAAGGCGGCAAAAAATGGTATCGCCGCACGAGTTCATCCGCCGCATGATATTCGCCCTGCACAAGACCTGCACCTGGCTGCAGGAACATTCCATAGATTCGCTTCTGGCCGAGAAGCTCAATCAAGTGAAGGTGTCCAACGGCGAGAAGTCGACTGAGGTGACAATTCCCGCAGATATTCCCGATCTTCGCTCGGTAGAGGAACAGCCTTTTGCCATGTTTGACTTTGTAAGCGGCACGACGACTCCGATCACGGAGGAGAATAATGTTCTGTACGCCATTGAGCGTTCAGAAAGCCGCAACTCGCAGAGTACGCCCACGGTAAAGAAACCCATTCCCATTCGGGGAGTGGCCGCGGGGTCATCGCTGGGTCTGGGACTAGGCCTGGACAAGCACAAGGAGCGGGCCACGTTCCTGGAGAAACTGCAACGGGCTGTAGTCTCTCCTGGCACGATTTCCCAGGGCAGTGCCCCCATATTCTCAGCCCGATGTGGACAGTGCAATTTAGTATTCGACTCGGTCTCCGAACTGGAGGTCCACAATCACAATGCCCATAGGGGCAGTGTCGCCGACGACGAAGCCAAGAGGCGCGAAATAATCGCCCTCTTCGAAGATGACATCTAA
- the LOC119548426 gene encoding NADH dehydrogenase [ubiquinone] 1 alpha subcomplex subunit 2 — MRITLSRLASFTPKLKELRIILDPKGAASKGAREYVERFYPNLKKNNPDLPILVRECSGVQPRLTARYVNGKEVSLSLANQEAPDIHKNLEAVGK; from the exons ATGCGTATTACTCTGTCCCGGTTGGCCAGTTTTACTCCAAAACTGAAGGAGCTGCGGATCATACTGGATCCAAAAGGGGCAGCCTCCAAGGGAGCAAG GGAATATGTGGAAAGATTCTATCCCAACCTAAAGAAAAACAATCCCGATCTACCGATCCTGGTGCGCGAATGCTCCGGCGTCCAGCCGCGACTCACCGCCCGCTATG TCAACGGCAAAGAGGTCTCCCTATCGCTGGCCAACCAGGAAGCTCCCGACATACACAAAAACCTGGAGGCAGTTGGGAAGTAG
- the LOC119548460 gene encoding 60S ribosomal protein L27a, whose amino-acid sequence MSNIKRKKTRKLRGHVSHGHGRIGKHRKHPGGRGNAGGMHHHRINFDKYHPGYFGKVGMRNFHLRRQHKFRPEINLDKLWSLVGADKFAELEKEKSTKAPVIDLVKFGYYKLLGRGHLPARPVIVKAKYFSKKAEDKIKKAGGVCLLSA is encoded by the exons ATG TCGAATATCAAGCGGAAGAAGACCAGGAAGCTGCGTGGTCATGTCAGCCACGGTCACGGCCGTATCGGCAAGCACCGCAAGCATCCCGGAGGTCGCGGTAACGCTGGTGGCATGCACCACCACCGCATCAACTTCGACAAATACCATCCCGGTTACTTCGGCAAGGTTGGTATGAGGAACTTCCATCTGCGCCGCCAGCACAAGTTCAGGCCCGAGATCAACCTGGACAAGCTCTGGTCCCTGGTCGGAGCCGACAAGTTCGCCGAGTTGGAGAAGGAGAAGAGCACCAAGGCTCCCGTCATCGACTTGGTTAAATTC GGCTACTACAAGCTGCTGGGCCGTGGTCACCTGCCCGCCCGCCCCGTCATCGTGAAGGCCAAGTACTTCTCCAAGAAGGCTGAGGACAAGATCAAGAAGGCCGGCGGTGTGTGCTTGCTGAGCGCCTAA
- the LOC119547428 gene encoding 39S ribosomal protein L27, mitochondrial: protein MSFNIMQKLTMTCLKADQPLMTTVRNASKKTGGSTRNKKGHARPKHRGWRVQDGHHVSEGTILATQLTTRFHPGLNVGFGRNGTLFAMEHGKVYVTCEPIDPNWDHSWIQRNYAGRQDQTIYKKFFNVIPENQHQRFKLVEEI, encoded by the exons ATGTCGTTTAATATAATGCAGAAACTTACAATGACATGCCTGAAGGCGGACCAGCCACTGATGA CCACCGTGCGCAATGCCAGTAAGAAAACCGGTGGAAGTACGAGGAACAAGAAGGGCCATGCGAGACCCAAACATCGGGGATGGCGCGTCCAGGATGGACACCACGTCTCCGAGGGCACCATTCTGGCCACCCAGCTCACCACGCGCTTCCATCCGGGCTTAAAT GTGGGATTTGGACGCAATGGAACCCTGTTCGCCATGGAGCACGGCAAGGTATATGTGACCTGCGAGCCAATCGACCCCAACTGGGACCACAGCTGGATTCAGCGGAACTACGCCGGCCGTCAGGACCAGACCATCTATAAGAAGTTCTTTAATGTTATACCCGAAAATCAGCACCAGCGATTTAAGCTAGTGGAGGAAATCTAA
- the LOC119546730 gene encoding tRNA selenocysteine 1-associated protein 1, with product MASVHCQLWMGSLESYMTENFIIAAFRKMGEDPTTVRLMRNKYTGEPAGYCFVNFISDDHALDAMHKLNGKPIPGTNPIVRFRLNSASNSYKLPGNEREFSVWVGDLSSDVDDYQLYKVFSSKFTSIKTAKVILDSLGFSKGYGFVRFGIEDEQKSALYDMNGYIGLGSKPIKICNAVPKPKSELGSGLGEGNTNYGYGGSGTSASTVGGTDYSQYYDPTSTYWQGYQAWQGYYEQAGPSITDAAAYYQQAMSQSHSNPQTLAQHAEAWSAQRSAQYEQQQQTATAANGADDEYGLVEHKFVLDVDKLNREAIDADRRLYDALESSKWLPIEQLEVF from the exons ATGGCCTCTGTACATTGTCAACTGTGGATGGGAAGC CTGGAATCCTACATGACCGAGAACTTCATAATCGCCGCTTTCCGGAAGATGGGCGAGGATCCCACCACCGTGCGACTGATGCGCAACAAGTACACCGGCGAACCGGCCGGCTACTGCTTCGTCAACTTCATATCGGATGACCATGCGCTGGACGCGATGCACAAGCTGAACGGAAAGCCCATTCCCGGCACCAATCCCATCGTGCGCTTCCGCCTGAACTCTGCCAGCAACTCGTACAAACTGCCCGGCAACGAGCGCGAATTTAGCGTCTGGGTGGGCGACCTCAGCTCGGATGTGGACGACTACCAGCTGTACAAGGTCTTCTCCAGCAAGTTCACCTCCATCAAGACCGCCAAGGTGATCCTGGACAGCCTGGGCTTCTCGAAGGGCTACGGCTTTGTGCGTTTCGGCATCGAGGATGAGCAAAAGTCGGCGCTGTACGACATGAACGGCTACATCGGACTGGGCAGCAAACCCATCAAGATCTGCAATGCTGTGCCCAAGCCAAAGTCCGAGTTGGGCTCTGGCCTGGGAGAAGGAAACACAAACTATGGCTATGGTGGCTCCGGAACAAGTGCTTCCACGGTCGGGGGAACAGACTACTCGCAGTACTACGACCCCACCAGCACCTATTGGCAGGGATATCAAGCCTGGCAGGGCTACTACGAGCAGGCTGGTCCTTCGATCACAGATGCAGCTGCTTACTACCAGCAGGCCATGTCCCAGTCGCATTCCAACCCACAGACCCTTGCCCAGCACGCCGAAGCCTGGAGCGCTCAACGCAGCGCTCAGTacgaacagcagcagcagacggCGACGGCCGCCAACGGAGCTGATGATGAGTACGGATTGGTGGAGCACAAGTTCGTCCTGGACGTGGACAAGTTGAATCGCGAGGCCATCGACGCCGATCGCCGGCTGTACGACGCCCTGGAGAGCTCCAAGTGGCTGCCCATCGAACAGCTGGAGGTCTTTTAA
- the LOC119548519 gene encoding zinc finger protein 236-like, whose protein sequence is MSSKKRKEPCRVCFKKSYCAINIFDKRPDVLDVVSRYSCQEVSRGDSLPEFVCRFCLADAIAFQANQQFLEENAPMEAEVYEISEFPDNDGVPEQNSLAEEYFEIFEYTDENEEIGDEECTMQDSLVEESTANNEEEERRRRKDVPIDNEAFQESSSNIDSLNCQVINEPIEDNLLEDEVGTEPNEHSQTKLPKDQQFSFDHSPEPLSNGSTQDEDGLIHCPDCPKTFKTQLCFLKHSAIHARSYTPPEYFRCSFCMKFFPQQSELDLHMMDHSGGRFDCTFCSKSFTLENDFKHHRQLYHFLDAKNDEPFQCPDCPKSYKRWGPFQNHRKVHGMAQEELQVASSNIDSTNCQVVNEPIEDDLTVDQVGTEPNEQSQTPKKLPANYKKNGSFQIHRRSTKEVLQVSSSNVDSLNCQNVNEPIEDDLTVDQVGTVPNEHSQTPKELPATSLESDKPFRCNICPKSFYKWVYLKRHMTVHNNPLQPVYFRCSVCLDTFKKKADMDLHMEGHTGQLYQCSVCPETFTFENDLKRHNRKQHHLNPYKCPLCPLSYTGKTYLESHLVSHGVSVKNKMT, encoded by the exons ATGTCCAGCAAAAAAAG GAAAGAGCCGTGTCGCGTTTGCTTTAAGAAATCATATTGTGCCATAAACATATTCGACAAGCGACCAGATGTTCTGGATGTAGTTTCACGATACTCTTGCCAAGAAGTTAGTAGAGGAGATTCATTACCTGAATTCGTATGCCGATTTTGCCTGGCGGATGCGATTGCCTTTCAAGCAAATCAGCAGTTCCTCGAGGAAAATGCCCCCATGGAGGCGGAAGTCTACGAAATATCCGAGTTCCCAGACAACGACGGGGTCCCTGAGCAGAACTCATTAGCAGaagaatattttgaaatttttgaaTACACAGACGAGAATGAAGAAATTGGGGATGAAGAATGCACAATGCAGGACTCCCTGGTGGAAGAATCAACTGCTAATAATGAAGAGGAGGAAAGGAGAAGAAGGAAAGATGTACCTATTGATAATGAAGCATTCCAGGAGTCGTCCAGTAATATTGATTCGTTAAACTGCCAAGTAATCAACGAGCCAATCGAAGATAACTTGCTTGAGGATGAAGTCGGCACAGAACCAAATGAGCATTCACAAACTAAGTTGCCTAAGGATCAACAGTTCAGTTTTGATCATAGCCCGGAGCCCTTATCGAATGGAAGCACCCAAGATGAGGATGGGCTCATCCACTGTCCTGATTGCCCGAAGACCTTCAAAACAcaattatgttttttaaaacacaGCGCCATTCACGCGCGCTCTTACACGCCACCGGAGTACTTCAGGTGTTCCTTCTGCATGAAGTTCTTTCCGCAGCAGTCCGAACTGGATCTACACATGATGGATCACTCTGGAGGAAGGTTTGATTGCACTTTTTGCTCCAAATCTTTTACCTTGGAGAACGATTTTAAGCATCATAGGCAACTTTACCACTTTTTGGACGCAAAGAATGATGAGCCTTTCCAGTGTCCCGATTGCCCAAAGTCCTACAAGAGATGGGGCCCTTTTCAGAATCACAGGAAAGTTCACGGCATGGCACAGGAAGAACTTCAGGTGGCGTCCAGTAATATTGATTCAACCAACTGCCAAGTTGTCAACGAGCCAATCGAAGATGACTTAACCGTGGATCAAGTCGGCACAGAACCAAATGAGCAATCACAAACTCCTAAGAAGTTGCCAGCCAACTACAAGAAAAATGGCTCTTTTCAGATTCACAGGAGAAGTACAAAAGAAGTACTTCAGGTGTCGTCCAGTAATGTTGATTCACTCAACTGCCAAAATGTCAATGAGCCAATTGAAGATGACTTAACCGTGGATCAAGTTGGCACAGTACCAAATGAGCATTCCCAAACTCCTAAGGAGTTGCCCGCCACGTCGTTAGAGAGCGATAAGCCTTTCCGGTGTAACATATGCCCGAAGTCCTTTTATAAATGGGTCTATCTTAAGAGGCACATGACCGTTCACAATAACCCCCTGCAACCAGTTTACTTCAGATGTTCCGTCTGCCTGGACACCTTTAAGAAGAAGGCCGATATGGACCTGCACATGGAAGGTCACACTGGACAGCTGTATCAGTGCTCTGTTTGCCCAGAGACTTTTACCTTTGAAAACGATCTGAAGCGACACAATCGCAAGCAACACCATTTGAATCCATACAAGTGTCCACTCTGCCCACTATCTTATACTGGGAAAACCTATCTTGAATCTCACCTCGTCTCCCACGGTGTCagtgttaaaaataaaatgacaTAA